CATTAGCTCTAACTACTTAAGTAACTACTTAATTTAAGCTAGAAAAGAGTGTGTTAGCATGTATCCAAGATGAATCTGAAATCTAATTCAATCAAATGCCTCCCTCCTAGCTTGCACTTTTGTTCTTAGTTGTATTTGGCTCAGTGCTGCTTGCCCTGCACTTGCAGCAAGATCTTCTCATGATTTAAATGTCTAACACTGTATATCACCTGCTGAGATTTAAAAAACCtggtatttatttctcttctaaGCTTTACCTTCTACTCCAgatactaaaaataataataattcattaCATAATTACACATGTCTAGTGCAACTAAAGATGCGACTGTGAAGCTCTTGCTCTTTCCTGTAATTGCTGTACTAGGAAGGCAATAGGAGAAAGAAATATACCAGCTGGTTTACTGGGGCACTGTGTAGACATGATTTCTAGTATCACTATTTAACCTGGCCTCTGATCACTCGCAAGCAACCAGAGACATCATACCAAGAGATTAAAGGCACCACTGTAAAGGCAAAGGACTTTAACTGGAAAAGAAGGTCTTACAGTACATGTTAATATCCTACCTTATGGcatacttttcttcctcttttagttttaaatataCCAATTAACTGCACCCCCCCTCCAGATGCCAGTATTCAAAAAAGCAGCTATTAATTTCCAAGGAGGGGATTTAAAATGTCTGTACTTAATTCAGAGTAAAACAGTGAGTTAGTTCCTGAAAAGATAGAATTCAGCGAAATTGGTTCAAAGGCtaggaaacaaaaccagcctGCTAAACAGGCCTTTGTGGCACAAGCTATAGCcattcttctgtatttcatacTGCTCTGTCAAGGATTTTCTGTGTGCAACACCAAGTACCTGTTGTATTAGGAAAAGACACTGCAGATGAAGAATtcatttgcaaaaagaaaacaaatgaggaaGGTTTAAGGATAAGTAagtctttttgttctgttttctatttgGATACTTCTGACTTCCTTCCAAGAAAGGCTGTAGAGAAACAAAACTACAAGAGCAACATGTAGCCATCAAGCTGAGATGTAAGGTGAACGTTACTTCTACAGTAAtctgcttgctttgctgctACTGCACCCATGCTCTGGCTGACAACTGAAGAACTAGTTTCTGACAAGCAGAggttaaataaatgttaaatgatCAAGTCAGGAGGTTCTTCTTGCTGTCTCACAGCCCTGATGTTCTGACAGCTTGTGAAAAAGGTGCTGCAATGCAGTTTGTTAGGAAAACTTTGAGGCTGTGAAACTTCCGTGACAAGTTAAAGGTTTGTTCCTGTTTGGTTCAGCAAAAGAATTTCTGATACCAAGAAGAGAAAGTCATCAACAGTTGATCACAGTAAAGCCAcgtggaaaatgaaaagaattgtTGGAAAGtagtttcagttctgtttttaatatctGAAGGACATTAAGTCACAGCAATATGATGTATGCCAAACTTCCCCCCGAGGTCTTCACTGCAGACGGCGTGTTAGAACTGAAGTGGAAGCTAGAAGGCATGGAGGTGGTGAATCACTTTTATACCATGGGTGTCaatctaaaaacaaaacctttccttggagaaaaagaaacctatGAGAACTGGCAGTATAAGCAACAGTGTTTTCCCCTGTAGAAAAGCATTCCGAGTCCTGAAAAGCAAGATGGGGAACAACTGTTTGGAAACAGATCACGAGAACATAATCTGCTTACGTTCATACCAATGAACTGTGCAATAAATAAACGTGAGGCCTCTGATCCCACGCCTCACTGAAACTTCTGAATCCACAGCAAGCAAAACTACCCCTTTGCTGCAGGTAGCCTTCAAGAAATAATGCCAGCCTCCTTCCTTGCAGAGGGATGCAATCCATAAGGAGTCTACTTGGGGAACACTTGCTTCACATGTTTTAAGAACAATGAGCAGGTGAGACATCAGAGGTTCATTGTGCTGTCTCATTGTATAGGACGCAGTGGTAAATGTGTAACACCAGCTACAGTTTGCATAAAGGCTCCAAGGTGCTGAAGTCTCTTATGGTAGAGGGAGCAACTAAGTAGCTAAAATGGTAGAGATGGAAAGAACAGTTAGCTTAAAGCTGGTGCTACTACTGGCTAAAGGAGTTTGGACAAAGTATTATGTCACACCTATAACCCATTGTTCCATTCTTGGACTTTACATGGCAAAAGGATTACCCTTCACAGGCATAGACTTTCTGGAGGAAACCTCTGGCCCTGTATAAACTGAATCCTGCTCTTTCCCCagcaaaagaatgagaaaatgctGGTCTGCCCAGGTAGAAAAGGGCTGTTAGCCATTGCTTCTAGACAGTTAGCAACACCAACCTCCAGGGGAACCTTCTTTAAGCCTTAAAGACTTTCCAGCTGGAAAGTCACATACTGTTCTCTGCCTCATATTGAAAGACAAGGACAGAGCAGGCAATGCTGAAGGCTGCTTGACAAAGGAGGAGAGGCAGTGTTGAAACAAAGGTGTGGCAAGTACTGTCTGCTGCAAAAGAAGAGCTAGTTACATTAGTTAGGACATACTTCTTCAATGTAATCCTGCCCAGCATCATCTGAACTGAGGCTGAATAGCACAGCAACTGCAAGGCGGCTCAGTGGTGTTGGACCCTCTTCAGTGTGAGGATATCTTGCTGGTTTGAAGATATTAACCCAAATCAGCAGGTTCAATacaactgaaaagcagaagaagtGGAAGGAGGGATGAAGTAGAGATAGTGCTCTCTTCCAGCTGTGAAATAGGCAGGTATAGTCTTATAGACTGTTTGTACCTTGAATGCTGGAAATGAAACAGTACCACTCTGGTAAGCAAAGTCATACAATCCTGTAGCACCCCCTTATCCCAAATTTGTTTCAGCTATTAATAAGGAAGGGTGGCTTTCCTCCACTTTAGCTGCTAAAAGCTGGACGAGGAGTGTTTAAAGGAGTCCCAGTTTTCATCATCTGTTTAACTGTCCTCACCCATAAACATGGTGAAACAGGAGATGTTTTATGATACCGGTACAGTAAGAGCCTGTGCTGAAGCTCTCTTCAGTCAAGTGAAAGAAGGAATGACAGTAGGGTTTTCCAGTCAAGTCTTGAGAGCTCAGCGGCAGCATTTCACATTGGTCCCCATCAGACAAAGTGCTTTCCTGAAGTTTTCAGCCCTCATGCATCCAGAGTAGGCCAAAACCTAGCTCACTGGCACCACTGAGGGTTGGTGCAGAGATGCCACTGGTCCtatctaaacaaaacaaaaaacacaagtgaaaaagaataggagatgaaaacaaagaaacaaaaagcctgGATTGGATACTCCTTAGGGAAATCAAGGGGATAAGAATAGAATCACATTTTCTCTTAAATTATAAATACTTTCCATATAAcgttattaaataaaatgagatcCATCCAGTGGCCGTGGTGAGTTCCAGTGACACTCCTAAGCAATGTCTGATAGTCTTCAAAAAGTGATCTTTGCTCCCCGTTTCTCTTCCTCTTGGTTTAAGTGCAGCAGGGGTTGTCAATGACTAGCATAACATCAATGCCATACACTTCCAGTAGGTCCATAAGGAAACTTCGATCCCCCTGGGGATCCAGGCCCATGCCTCGTGCGTGGTCAGCTGTCAAGGTCTTGTCCTGGCTGGCCGACACCTCCATCAGTGTCTGAAATATGCGGTTGTTCTGCTCCATGAAAAACCTATAGGATAAAGTCAGCTGAGATGATAGCAGTGAACCCCCAAAAGATAGCATATTTACCAGAAATGGGCAACAGAGCACCACAACTGTGTTTAGGCCATTGTAATCCTACATCCCACTGTCTTTGTGATACTGTAGTAGTTTTCTATTCACCTGATAACAAAGGGTGGtataaacaaaagcagtaaCTTCTAATTTACAGTGAAGCTTCTACCCAGCTGATTTATAGTAACCATTTGCCTCTTCAGAAGAAAGCCACGTTGTAAGCTAACATGTACTTTGTGGTAACTAAGACCTGTATTTCCCAGAGAGCGAAGGAGGAAACAATGTTTTTATCCATCTAGCATGCCGCTGACTAAATAATTATCCATTATAGGAGGAGAGCACAGCAAAGAGCTTCTTCTTACCTAGCGCTTTCCTAGGAATAGGCAAGGCTTTGCAAGAACAGTTCCGACTACATCTGTGCAGCACAACACTAAGTTCTGCCCTGCTGGTCTAACGCATTTTCATCCTGTAACTTGTCAGCAGGTGCGTACTGTGACACAGTAGCAACAGGCAGTGAAAAGCTTCAGAGGTGTTACAGGTGTGGTTTTCATCTAATTCTCTGCCTTACACTCTACACCCAGTTCTGGTTCCTCTGTTTCCTATTTACAGAGCCTGCTGCACCAATGAGATGATCCTCCAAGCTCAGGTCTGACCTCTGCACCGTACCTCCCCCATAGCCGTTGGTGCTTTCCTGAGCCAAATGTTTCTGGCATGAGAAGTCGTGCGGTGCTTATGATTTCAGAACTGGAAGGGGGTTCTTGCATTTctcattacattttaaaagtttccaTTCCCTTTCTAGCATTTAAGAGACCCCAGTGGAGACAAATATGGCTGCCTTTGGCTTCTCAAATTGCAAGGAAGATGATATGAAGAAGAAGAACTAGTTTGGCTCTTGGATTCCCCAAGGGACATGGAACTGACTATGGAATTACATGGTGTTTCATAACATGCTAAGTTGGCACAACATGAAATCAGTGAAATGTGTTTCTTAATCCCAACAGTGACCAATTAAGCAGTAAGAGTAGCCACTCACAAGATGAAAAGATCCTCTTCACAGGAGCTACAGTCCTCACCCACCTCTTGAGAATACATTAACATCTGCCTGAGGGAAGGGAGACAGATTAAATGCATATACCTCCAGTGAGCCCGAAAGCATTACGAGCAGACAGTTAAAACCAAAGACTTTACATCTGTTTCTTGGAGACAGTCCAGTTAGCACCACTGCCCACAATCTGAGGCAACAAGGTAGTCTTTACAAGGCATTGGGCTAGAAATCATGGCATAAGGGTAATACTTTCACTTCTGCTAGTGATCAGTAATACAATgcaacttctgcttttccttctatCTGCTTCACCAGTTCACTGATGGAATGATTATACATAGGCAGAGTACCCAGGGACTCTCATACTAGTCAGCTACAGTGGAACCAGAGTCTCAAGGTGAGCTGAAGCAGTAGAAAACTTGAATAACATTAAGACATCCTACATCACGTTCCTGTCAGAACCAGGACCACTCAGATCTCTGTTATTACCTCTGGTCATTAAGCCGTCGGTATTTCTCCTTGTCAGCACTGTTAATTTTCAAGAGTGGTTGCAGATGCTCGTGATGTGTTTTCACATTCTGGTTGTCTACATAGACATCATAGAGATCCCGTTTCTCCTCAAAGATCTTTTCTGTTGTACCTGCCAAAACCAGACGGGATTTTTCAGAACAGCATATTGCTTTCCCTCTGCAGACCAACTGTTCTCTCCTGCTTTTGTAGATAGTTAATCCTAGCACGTCTTATTTCTCAACAGTTTTAATCTACAGCCTGGTATCTTGAGATGTTTTGCAGcctgaaattaaaagaaaaaaaggtctgCCTGATACATCATACTTACAGGCCACATACGATACTTCTGTCTCCAGCATTTCTATGTCTGCCACATTCACATAGAAGAATGGTTTGGATTCTGGGACAGTTCCTCCAAGACCAGGTAGAGAAACGTTGGCAAGGCAACAGCAGCAGTACACTGCAGACGAGAGAAGTAAGTGCTGAGATGCTTTCAGTATTCCCTGCAAGGGCATTATGAACCCTGCTTACTCAGTTCTCCCACATGCTCTTATGTAAACAGTGGTTAGAGCTTTGAAACGCCCCTGGACACCAGAAAACCTCAAGTGGGAACATCCTATTTTGGATAGGAAATATTCAGTTCTCCCACCGGAATCCCATGTTCCAGATTCTACAGATTCAAAGGCTtgaagaaaagtgttttgttaaaaaaaaaaatcagatactTTCAAGGCAAACTTCATCCCCCACAAAGAATGGCTGTGGTGGATTTTTAAGACCTGTGTGACGTCTCTCCCCTCAGTACCCGCAGGCAATTTGGCAGCTCTTTAGCCTACTGTGTAGCTCTGTGGTGTCCCTGGAAACATACCTCTATAGCAGACAACTCCAACTGGGGGTGGTGAAAATATCAATATGCGCTTGCGCAGCAGGGCAAACTTCCAGAGGACAAGAATCTGCTCACCAAAGAATTTGATGAACTGAGACATACAGCCAGCAGGGTGTGTGATCTGCAGgtggagggaaagggaagaaaacagcttaGAGGTGACACAGGGACACATGCACAGATGCTAAGTCTAAATGTGGGATCAAGACCAGCACACGGCAGCGACAGAGAACTGCAGCTTGTAATAGCCCAAGTCAGTCTCATCTAACGCAGCCTACAAAGTGCTGGAGTGACTAATTACATAAAGAAGTGCAAGACAccagaaaagagcagcagcacagtgcgTGTTCCCACAAGCTTCAGAGCCCTGCCTCACCTTCATCTCAGGGTACATGTATCTGTGGATGGATGGCAGCCAGTGAACCggctgctgggaggtggtggtgccctTGTTGTCAGGGAGAACACCTTTCTTGTCATCATAAAATGCCTCCAGATGGGAGTAGTGCCCTGGCATCTCCAGCTGGTGTCTGGAAGAGAAACGAAAGAGATCTGTAGTGTCTCCGAACTCTATTTATTCAGTGCCTTGCCCCCAGCCGGAATCTGCTTTTGGAAGTAGCAAAGGAGCCCCGGGTGCCTCAGTTGCACAGCCAATCTAGAAGGGCAGCCTGTGCAAGAAGAGTAACAACAGCAttctctgcaatgaacaagCAGGACTGAAGCAGACAGTGAACTGATTCGTGAATAGAACTGATCCTCTTTCAAAACGTGCTCACGTAGAATCAGCTTTCCTTTCTACCAAACCCATTTGCCTGAGCAGGCCCACTGAACACAGCTGAGGCAAACACTGAGCCAGAATCACAGTGACAGGTTTAGCAGCCTCTTGTGAGCTCTCAGTGCAATAGTTTTCAGAAGGACAAGAGAGAAACTTGTCCTCTTAACAAGAGGGCATTAACTTCTTGTCCTCTCCCCTAACAGTTATGTCCCCACAGTGCTTCAGAAGAAGTAGGGTTTGGATAGCATCCGATAGCCTGCTAGCAGCAAAGAGACTGCTGCTAAATCAGTTCCTTCATCCCCTCTCCATTGTGGATTGTACCCTCTCTCTGGTGAACCAGTCATTCAGTGAAGTTCTAACTCAGCATTCCAATCGAGTTCTCACACATCTAAGTCTGCTCTCCACTGAGGCAATGCTACCCTTcccaggcagggagcagccagtTCCATACCCAAGGAAACTTACCTGACCTGGTTCTCCAGGAAGTGCATGTATCTATAAAGCAGGGTGTAAGAAGGAGACAGAATCCCCACAGACTTCATACGGGCACCACGCTCTAACTCACTCTCCACAGGCATGTTGGCAAAGCAGGCCAGGCCAAAACAGAGACCTTTCCGGAAATAACTGGGgacaaacatttcacagaagagTTAATGttaaaagaagggaagggaacgAAAGAAAGGTATCCTACCAgcaaaaatactgattttttggGGGACACAGTTCCTTCTTTAAGAAAACCCCTGAAATCCCACTCTGCTATCTGAAGGGTTGAGAGCTGGCCCTCAACAGGGCTGGACCATGGAAGGGTGGAGTTTCTGCTGCTTCTATTCCTTATATTTTGGGTGCCAGCATATGGAAGCGTACTCCAGCTGAGTGCCAAATCTACACGCCTTTGAGAAAGTAACAGTTACTCTTGACCAAAAGGAACAGCAACAGTGCAATTCATTGCAAAACACTGCTGTATCGCAACAGTGGGCTAGGAAAAGCTTGAGAATGCGGAACCACTCTTCAGTCCCTCCACTGATGGAAGAAACCAGGGGTGAAAAAAGTGACTGAAGACTATTTATCACAGTTAAAGGATCCAGAAGTGCTGACAGAATTAACAGCCATAGGATTTCTAAGTTCTGATCCAGCAAACTGGATATGATATTGAGTGTACCTGAACAGTATCTGGCTTAGTGCAGCACaggtcagcagcacagcagtgcaggaaTTTAACTTCATAGGTGGTATTTTTCTTGCATGTTGTGATCCTTGATGGTGATGAAGATGTAAAGCCAAGAGAAGGAGGAAGTAACCCAGTTCAGGCATACTCACATGAAGTCTGACTGGATTTTATGGGATCCACTTGCCATGGATTTGAATTCCACACCTTCCAAATCAATATCTTGAGGTAAACACCACTCCACCATGTTGCCTGCAAATAAGCACATTTATTTGGGTGAACACGGACATGATGCTCGTGAGCGAAAGGTCAACATCAACAACAGCCAGCTGTTGCTTTTACATCAGATCTATGCTGGTAATGCTGAAGTAACACTGCTCCAGAACTCCCTCTGTCCTGGACAGGGGCTGTGATACTGTACTCCACTCTGCTGTATCTCTTGCAAACCAAAAGGGCCACCTGAGGAGCccagtgctggaacagctggTATCAGAGAAGTCATAACAGGTCCCCAGAGCAGACCAAGACCTGTCCTGCCATGCTGTTCACCATGGGTAAAAATGGGCCCTTCAGAGCCTACCTTGCTCACCTGGACACTCTTACTGCAACAACATGTGCTTTAGGTTCAGCCACCAGTAGTTGAAACATGACTTTGAAGTAGTGCAACTTAGTTTAGAGAAACATCAAAGGAAACAAACGCTAGTCCCTTGAAAGCAATGGCACAGGCACTCATGGGGACAAGCATCCCCCCACACAGACACTGAATACATTTGGAAGGGCCCTACACTTAGCCAATGCTTTTAGAAATCAGAGGCCTCAGATTTAAATATCTCTGAGACCTGTCTCCTGTGTTATTACTCATACTGCATAAGTACATGCATGCAAATTCGCATTGAGTTGAGCTGTTGACATTTAAataggctatttttttttccccacggATATTGTATTTAGCAgacctcccccagccctgcctggcaAGGActtcaaaaaaacaacagcGTGGCACCAGGAGAGATGTGGTACCCAGGCTCTGCCAGCCCACAGGCACACAGCTCCCCATGGGCTGGCTGAGCCATGCAGCTCGTGCCATCCCGTGCTCTGCTGCAACGCGCCTTCGCCTTTAACAAGAGTGAAAGGCTGGCAGAGGGAAGCGGTGACATCATGCCACTGCACGGTCCCCTGTAGGTTTTGCATATTATATATAGATGTTGGCTTTTGTTCtgtgggggttttgttttttaaaggcacAGGACCCTTCCTTGACAGAGTAAGGGAATGACTATTGCCTCCTAACCACAAGGCTGTGGTTACAGCTAGATCCTCTTTTAAGGTTCGCACCACAGAGAATCATGAGTCGGTCATCAGCTCTATATTAATGTATCAACAAGCAAGACAGCACCACGGAGCAAAGGAAAGTAACTTTGTTTAGTGTATCAGAAGCTCTGCTGTCTGCCAGGTAAAGAGGTGTTGGTGTGGACACGGCTCAGACCTCTGCGCTGCAATGctaaggaaggaaaaggtgtCTAGAGCAGATTCTTGCCTGCTGTGTACCCACAACACCTACTGCATGTCACGTAGCTATTTGTCCTGAGCTCTGCCGCTATGGGCTGACATCAGCAGCCCACACCTGCACTCCTGGCAGTTCCTCACACTGCCGTGCCCTATGAATGTACAGGTGACGTGGCAGCCGGAGAGTCAACAGGGAGATAAGAAGACTTGAAGTCAGTCTGGTGAACCAGAGCAAACAAAGAACGCGGCGGCAACTGGCAGCCTGCATgagaaacaggaggaggaaggagagccaCGCTGTAGAAAAACAGGAAGCATTTGCCTTCCTCAGCAGACCGGCAGCTCTCGTGCGTGCAGGAAACTTTCCAAAGTGAGAGCTGAGCTGGAGAGAGGATTTGCCAGGAGACAAATCTGGAGATGTTGTGGGAGCTCTCCCAGCACCAGGTCGGTCAGAAACGGCACACTGCTGTTGGCATGCAAAGTTAAGGATGTTCTtccacttctgctcttcttttctttcccctcaccAATGATGCCAGCACCCGATGGCTGCAGTAAAGTCACCACCTGGCCCTCCTCACTCATACATGTTTCCCAAGGTCTTCAGTGCGCTGGTGCATGCACTGCTCCTGTGTTGTACTGGGACAGAAGCATGTAATGGCTCAGTTTCCCATGTGGAGAAAACatgggagagaaaaatcaaatcatTTACCTGCTTTCTAGTGGGAAACTGATTCCTTCTCTCACTTCTCCCTTATGTTTCCCATTACTCCCATCACCCATTAAGCCAACAGGTCGTGCAAGACCTCCACAACATTGACTATCGTCTCCCTCACAGAAAGAGGGCTACTGAAGGTTCAGCCTCTTTTCCAATATTCCAGAAGAGTTAAAGTGGCACTGAATTCACTTCacctttaattattattattttagtctCCCTTTTGAAGCAAAGTTTAGCatcctgtttccttttctaacCTACCTAAGGTAGATATGAGTGTAGGAGAGCACGTGGAGCCTAATGCCAAGTAGGTCACACCTACCAGATAcgtcccagcagcagcccaagCTAATCTTGGGTCTTCCATTACCGCCCTCCCCAGAGAGGAAAGGCACTGGGAAGTTCAGCAGCCTCATGGAAGCACCTTTTGCCTGCACTCTTTGTGGGGTTGTATTGGCACACATCAGGTGCTCACACTTTTTCCAAGTGTCAGAACTTCCTTTACGCCCTTAAGGAGAGGGCTGCtacagggcagggagcagagagaaggCAGCACGGTTGGCTCCTGGCCTGCCACCATTCTGCTCTCCTTGTAGCAGCCATGAGGAGGCCTCTGTCAGGTCCACGGTGCTGGAAGCAGGGAGAGCAGTGCTGGGTTAGAGGCTGCCTCTGACTGCTGGGTTCAGCACACAAGGGGTCCCAGGGACCCTGGAACCATGTCAATGAGCTGGCAACTCCATAACCTACCCCTGTGAGCCCAGGAAGTGCCCTTGCCAGAAATACAAAGCTTGTGGCCCTTGAGCACTTTCAGATTTAGGAGGGAAGCTGGTAGAACCTTTATTACTGCAGTCACCACACGCTCCTTCTACAGGAGATCCTTCATGCTACTGCTTGCCTGTATTTGAATAGACActgctaggagttgtgcttttcATGTGCCTGCGCAGGCTTCCACaagagagctgctgtgcttttcctaGGCAGCAGCAACCTGGTTTTTGGCTCAGACACAGTATGGATGATCTCCTTCAAGTCACACGCAGGGACCAGGCACCCTCGCGCACATTACAGAAGCCCCTTTCACAACCTGCCATGGTTGACCAGAAATTCCTCTTTCCGATGCCAGCAAGCTCCTCTCGCTGCAGTTCTCAGAGTCTTGTCCTGGGGTCTGCATCCTCCGTGGGGCAGTCTGCCTGTG
The sequence above is a segment of the Excalfactoria chinensis isolate bCotChi1 chromosome 1, bCotChi1.hap2, whole genome shotgun sequence genome. Coding sequences within it:
- the DENND11 gene encoding DENN domain-containing protein 11 → MVERADEAPLLFWAEGPAVSAPPPAVEAGGVGGRRLGGGWSAAPWGCEEEAEAAGPPRAEAEEDQIVAVFVVTFDPRTGNMVEWCLPQDIDLEGVEFKSMASGSHKIQSDFIYFRKGLCFGLACFANMPVESELERGARMKSVGILSPSYTLLYRYMHFLENQVRHQLEMPGHYSHLEAFYDDKKGVLPDNKGTTTSQQPVHWLPSIHRYMYPEMKITHPAGCMSQFIKFFGEQILVLWKFALLRKRILIFSPPPVGVVCYRVYCCCCLANVSLPGLGGTVPESKPFFYVNVADIEMLETEVSYVACTTEKIFEEKRDLYDVYVDNQNVKTHHEHLQPLLKINSADKEKYRRLNDQRQMLMYSQEVGEDCSSCEEDLFILFFMEQNNRIFQTLMEVSASQDKTLTADHARGMGLDPQGDRSFLMDLLEVYGIDVMLVIDNPCCT